The nucleotide sequence AGGTAGCCACCCACTATGAAAACAAGGGCCTAAAGGCTCACCCCATGAACCATGGTGGGAGCTGGAAGTTCGATTTTGGAACCCTAAAATATGTAAATGCCATTCATACCTCTTCCTTTCCTGACGGGACTTATGGAGGCCAGCCGGGGGGATTTATTCTATCTTCTGAAGGAAAGCATATTTATATTGCCGGTGACACTGCCTTGACCATGGATATGAAACTAATTCCTATGTCCTTTAAATTGGATCTTGCCGTCTTACCCATTGGAGACAATTTTACCATGGGGGTCGATGATGCCATATTAGCGTCCGATTTTGTGGAATGCCCTAAGATATTGGGGTATCATTATGATACATTCGGGTATATTGTAATTGATCATAAAGAATCCGTTCAAAAATTTTCCGAGTATGGTAAAGAGCTAATTCTTTTGGAAATAGGCGGGTCTTTAACGGTGTAGTTATCTCACATTACTTCGCAGTACTAGCCTATGGAGCAGTTTGGGGAAAAATCTTTTCATATAGATACCCATTACTTCTTTCCTGCCAATGTAAACTTCGAATTTTTCTTTTTCTATGGCCCTGACCATTTTTTTGGCAAAAACATGGGGAGATAGTCCATTTTTCGTGGCCACATCATTGTCAAGTTGGGGAGTGCCATCTGCGGTAAGGGCGTTTATGGCTACATTGGTATTTACAAAGCCAGGACATACCATGGTTACCTTTACATTGTCCTCTTCATGTTCCATGCGCAAAACATCAAAAAAACCGTGAAGAGCGTGCTTGGCCCCGCAATATCCAGAGCGATAGGGAGAGCCAAATTTTCCCATTAGGCTGGTTACGGTAACAAAATGGCCTTTTTTTTGGGACACAAAATAAGGAAGTATTGCTTTGGAAAGGGCTATGGTACCCATATAATTTACATCCATTAATTTTTGATAGACTTGCAAATCGGTTTCCATAATCAAGGAGCGTTGGCTTATGCCCGCATTATTTATCAATATGTCTATTGATCCATAAAAAGACATGGCTTCCATTACTTTTTCAGACATTTTATCCCTATCCATCAAATCCAATGGGAGCACGGAGATATTATCGCCATGTGGACAACGGGCCTTTACTTGTTGTAGATCTATTAATTTTCTGGAAGATATAATCAGTTTATAACCTTTGCGATTAAGTTCATAGGACAGAGCTTCACCTATTCCTGATGAAGCCCCTGTTATCCAAACTACCTTATCGACTTTTGTTTTCATTTTTTTCATATTTAGAGAAAAAGATAGTTAAATTTGATTTTATATTTCATGAAAGCGACCTACAAAAAATACATTTTAGAATTTAAACGTCCCAGCGGTACTTCCAGGGGTATAATGACCCATAAAGAAACCTTCTTTATAATTTTAGAACAGGATAAAAAATTTGGAATTGGGGAATGCGGTATTCTAAGAGGATTAAGTGTTGATGATGTTCCTGATTATGAGGAAAAGCTAAAATGGACCTGCGATAATATCGGTTTGGGGAAAGACGTACTGTGGGAGGCTTTGATGAGTTATCCGAGTATTCAGTTCGGGGTGGAACAAGCCTTTTTATCCCTAAATTCCTCGGATCCCTTTTTACTTTTTCCTTCAGAATTTACACAAAACAATAGCGCCATACCTATCAATGGATTGATCTGGATGGGCGATGAGCAATATATGCATCAACAGATCCAGCAAAAGTTGGAGGAAGGTTTCAAGTGCATCAAACTAAAAATTGGAGCCATCGATTTTGAGAAGGAAATAGCACTTTTAAAATCCATTAGAAATAAATACAGTGAAAATGAAATAGAACTTAGGGTCGATGCCAATGGTGCATTCCTTCCTTCCGAGGCCATGCATAAACTGGAACACCTTTCCCTGTTCGGTCTACACTCAATAGAACAACCTATTAAGCCAGGTAACATCAATGAAATGAAGGATTTGTGCTCAAAGACCCCCATTCCTATAGCTTTGGATGAAGAATTAATAGGGATTACAGATGTAACTGAAAAGGAGAAACTCCTACAAACTGCAAGGCCACAGTATATAATACTAAAACCCAGTTTGGTTGGAGGGTTTAAAGGAAGTATGGAATGGATCAAAATTGCGGAGATATTAAATATTAAATGGTGGGTTACAAGTGCGTTGGAAAGCAATATTGGTCTTAATGCCATAGCTCAATGGACCTATACCTTGGATAACCCTTTGCCCCAGGGATTGGGTACCGGAGGTTTATATACCAATAATTTCGAATGTCCGCTAAAAGTGAAAAATGGCACAATATCCTATGAAAAAACTGGGAATTGGGAAAATAATTTAATTGAGAATATATGTATATAGAACAGGGATATAAAGGGAATCATGAATCTTGGCGATATCTAGTTGGGGTTTTGATCATATTTATTGGCTGGCAACTTTTGGGGTCCATCCCCCTGCTAGGGGTAATAATAGTTAAGTCTCTTGGAGGGGAAACCTTTCCCTCCGATGTTGCTGGGATGTCCAAAATGGTCGGAAGCAATTTATTTTTGTTCCTAATGCTCATATCTTTTGTATTTGGTCTTTTAGCGACATTCCTTACCGTAAAATTTGTCCATAGGCAAAGTATAGTATCCCTCACCACCAGTAGAAAAAAAATAGATTGGAAAAGAATATTCTTTGCTTTTGGGCTTTGGGGTTTGATAACCATTTTGATTACCGGTTTGGATATAATTTTATCCCCAAAGGACTATGTTTTTAATTTTAATCTACTGCCATTTGTCATATTGAGCCTTATTTCCGTATTCCTGATCCCTCTCCAAACAAGTTTTGAAGAGTATTTTATGCGGGGATATCTGATGCAGGGAATTGGCTTAATGGCTGGCAAAAGATGGGTTCCCTTGGTAATCACCTCCATGATTTTTGGATTGTTGCACCTTTTTAATCCTGAGGTTGAAAAATTGGGATATGGAATAATGGTCTACTATATCGGCACTGGATTTTTTTTAGGGATATTGACCTTAATGGATGAAGGGTTGGAATTGGCCATTGGTTTTCATGCTGCCAATAATTTACTGACCGCCCTTTTGGTGACAGCGGATTGGACCGCTTTCCAGACCGAATCCCTCTATAGGGATATATCGGAACCAGAATTGGGCTGGGATGTATTTTTGCCCGTTTTGGTAATTTACCCAATTCTCCTGTATGTATTCTCCAAAAAATACGGCTGGACGAATTGGAAAGAACGACTTGCTGGTGATGTACAAAGTCAGGAATCGGTACAATTAATAGAAGAAAGTGAATCCAAGCTATAAAAATATCCACCCTAAATTCAAATTCAACGAAATCCATTACGATTTCGGGGTTTTAAAAGAGCTGTCCTATAGCCTTGTCAAGGAGGGGCTGGAGTATGAAAAAGCCATTGGAAATTTTCTGATGGATTGGCTGGATGATTCAGACTCCCTTGAAGTACGTACCTCTGGATCTACAGGTGTCCCCAAAACAATTGCCTTGAAAAAGGAACACATGGTAAATTCCGCCTTGGCCACAGGAGCTTTCTTTAATATGGGACCAGGAACAAAAGCCCTCCTATGTCTGTCTTCCGAGCATATAGCCGGTAAAATGATGTTGATCAGGGCTATGGTACTTGGCTGGGAAATAGACTTAGCGGAACCCTCTTCCAATCCTTTGCAATTCACTTCCAAACATTATAACTTTGTTGCTATGGTGCCTTTACAGGTACAGGGCTCTAAATTAAACTTAAACCAAATAGACACTTTAATAATTGGGGGAGCACCTATTTCACCTGAATTAAAATCAGATCTGAAAAAGGTAAATACGCGTATTTTTGAAACCTATGGTATGACCGAGTCCATTACCCATATTGCCGTGAAGGAGCTTGCCAAAGGTTCGGAGGATTTCAATTTTAAGTCCCTTCCTGATGTAGTTCTTTCTAAGGACCATAGGGATTGTCTTTTAATCAAAGCCCCTAAAGTTTCCGATACTGTTATAGTTACCAATGATTTGGTAAACCTAATATCTTCTACTGAGTTTAAGTGGTTGGGCAGGTATGACAATGTTATTAATTCTGGGGGAGTAAAAATAATTCCAGAACTATTGGAAAATAAGTTGTCGTCTTTGATTAAATCCAGATTTTTTGTGGCGGGCATCCCTGATCCGAATTTGGGACAAAAACTCATATTGGTGGTAGAAGGCAATGTAGATGGGAATCAATTGTCAATAGATATTAAATCCCATAGCTCAATCACTAAATTTGAAATTCCCAAAGAAATTTTTAGTGTAACCCAGTTTGTAGAAACAACTAGTGGGAAGGTAAATAGAAAAGAAACTTTCGGAATTATAAAATAGAGAGGTTAAGGGGTTCATCTTAAATTAATTACCTAAATTCAAGAATTGAATATTCCATTCAAATTCTAAAGTGTATCTAATGGCCCGGATTTTTGTCAGTATTACATTTTTCTTTGTTTTTATTATAGGGACCGCTCAGGCAACTAAGATTACCATCAGCGGTAAGGTTACTTATATGGATCAAGCTTTACCCAATGCCAATGTGGTCATAAAAGGCACTTCGATTGGAACAAAAACGGATATTAAAGGAAAATATAGCATCGAAGTGTATCCTGGAAATATATTGGCTTTTACCTATTTGGGAATGCAAACCATTGAAGTAGCTGTTGATGACACGCACAATGTAATGGACATACAGCTATCAGAACATGTGGAAGAATTGAATGAAGTAGTTGTAAAAAAACGAAAACGTAATAGTCAAAAAGAACTTCTGGCAGATTATCCCACCAATACCAACCTAATCAAGTCCTCATGGGGAATTATGGACAAGGACCGAACATCATATTCCATGCGGGTTATTGACGGTAAAAATTTAATGCCTTCGGGGATTGATTTTCTGGATGCCCTACTTCCATGGGTTCCTAATATGCTAATTGACAGGGTAACCTATCCCTTGGATCCTCGTGTTTATTTAACGCAATATGGAAGTACAAAAACCCATGTTATTTTTGACGTTGACGGCTTTGTTTATGAACAAGCCCCGACATTTATTTCAGTTCACGAAATTGATCGTGTTGCGGTACTAACCAGAAATGGCGCATTTGCTAGATATGGTCCTAGAGGTGCTGGCGGAGTCATTATTATTAATACCAAGGAGCAGACGCGTATAGATGATTTAGGGGTAAAAAGAATCTATAGTAATTCTGGGTTAAGGGATAGCATTAATGATCGGTTAGCAATAAAACAGTCATATGTTCCAGAAATTCCTGAATACATTAAAGAATATTCTTTGGCCGATTCGGAAGAAGAGGCTATTCAAATATTTGAAAACCAAAAAACAAGATTTAGCAACTCCCCCTATTATTTACTTGACATTTCCCAATACTTTAAGGACACCTGGGGAGACAACAAAAAATCACAAGCACTTCTGGATACTATGGCTCACCAGTTCGCCCATGATGCCATCGCTCTAAAGGCCTTGGCCTATAGGTATGAAAATTTGGGTTTATTGGAAAGTGCCTTACAGCAATACTTGGCGATTCTGAAATTAAAACCAAGGGATGCCCAATCGCACAGGGATTTGGCCAATGCCTATGATGAAATAG is from Arenibacter algicola and encodes:
- a CDS encoding SDR family oxidoreductase — encoded protein: MKTKVDKVVWITGASSGIGEALSYELNRKGYKLIISSRKLIDLQQVKARCPHGDNISVLPLDLMDRDKMSEKVMEAMSFYGSIDILINNAGISQRSLIMETDLQVYQKLMDVNYMGTIALSKAILPYFVSQKKGHFVTVTSLMGKFGSPYRSGYCGAKHALHGFFDVLRMEHEEDNVKVTMVCPGFVNTNVAINALTADGTPQLDNDVATKNGLSPHVFAKKMVRAIEKEKFEVYIGRKEVMGIYMKRFFPKLLHRLVLRSNVR
- a CDS encoding metal-dependent hydrolase, which gives rise to MKITSLGHSSLLIETGGKRLLVDPFITGNDKVDGKIDIKDLKPDYILVTHAHQDHTLDVEEIGKMSKATVVSNFEVATHYENKGLKAHPMNHGGSWKFDFGTLKYVNAIHTSSFPDGTYGGQPGGFILSSEGKHIYIAGDTALTMDMKLIPMSFKLDLAVLPIGDNFTMGVDDAILASDFVECPKILGYHYDTFGYIVIDHKESVQKFSEYGKELILLEIGGSLTV
- a CDS encoding CPBP family intramembrane glutamic endopeptidase gives rise to the protein MYIEQGYKGNHESWRYLVGVLIIFIGWQLLGSIPLLGVIIVKSLGGETFPSDVAGMSKMVGSNLFLFLMLISFVFGLLATFLTVKFVHRQSIVSLTTSRKKIDWKRIFFAFGLWGLITILITGLDIILSPKDYVFNFNLLPFVILSLISVFLIPLQTSFEEYFMRGYLMQGIGLMAGKRWVPLVITSMIFGLLHLFNPEVEKLGYGIMVYYIGTGFFLGILTLMDEGLELAIGFHAANNLLTALLVTADWTAFQTESLYRDISEPELGWDVFLPVLVIYPILLYVFSKKYGWTNWKERLAGDVQSQESVQLIEESESKL
- a CDS encoding AMP-binding protein produces the protein MNPSYKNIHPKFKFNEIHYDFGVLKELSYSLVKEGLEYEKAIGNFLMDWLDDSDSLEVRTSGSTGVPKTIALKKEHMVNSALATGAFFNMGPGTKALLCLSSEHIAGKMMLIRAMVLGWEIDLAEPSSNPLQFTSKHYNFVAMVPLQVQGSKLNLNQIDTLIIGGAPISPELKSDLKKVNTRIFETYGMTESITHIAVKELAKGSEDFNFKSLPDVVLSKDHRDCLLIKAPKVSDTVIVTNDLVNLISSTEFKWLGRYDNVINSGGVKIIPELLENKLSSLIKSRFFVAGIPDPNLGQKLILVVEGNVDGNQLSIDIKSHSSITKFEIPKEIFSVTQFVETTSGKVNRKETFGIIK
- a CDS encoding carboxypeptidase-like regulatory domain-containing protein, with amino-acid sequence MARIFVSITFFFVFIIGTAQATKITISGKVTYMDQALPNANVVIKGTSIGTKTDIKGKYSIEVYPGNILAFTYLGMQTIEVAVDDTHNVMDIQLSEHVEELNEVVVKKRKRNSQKELLADYPTNTNLIKSSWGIMDKDRTSYSMRVIDGKNLMPSGIDFLDALLPWVPNMLIDRVTYPLDPRVYLTQYGSTKTHVIFDVDGFVYEQAPTFISVHEIDRVAVLTRNGAFARYGPRGAGGVIIINTKEQTRIDDLGVKRIYSNSGLRDSINDRLAIKQSYVPEIPEYIKEYSLADSEEEAIQIFENQKTRFSNSPYYLLDISQYFKDTWGDNKKSQALLDTMAHQFAHDAIALKALAYRYENLGLLESALQQYLAILKLKPRDAQSHRDLANAYDEIGNYQKAIHIYSRYELAVNDLDSVPFDKYGTDELMTTERMNIIKLNAGKFFLESGTLEERTAIPGNRVLFEWNSNAAEFKLQFVDPEKYYDSWEYTVETKEAELSAEISKGYSSKQFFLDDNLKGEWVINISYFGNGSQDPTYLKVTTFFDYGTLEQRQATKLFKLAGIKENSYLCRINTESKLFIE
- a CDS encoding o-succinylbenzoate synthase, with the translated sequence MKATYKKYILEFKRPSGTSRGIMTHKETFFIILEQDKKFGIGECGILRGLSVDDVPDYEEKLKWTCDNIGLGKDVLWEALMSYPSIQFGVEQAFLSLNSSDPFLLFPSEFTQNNSAIPINGLIWMGDEQYMHQQIQQKLEEGFKCIKLKIGAIDFEKEIALLKSIRNKYSENEIELRVDANGAFLPSEAMHKLEHLSLFGLHSIEQPIKPGNINEMKDLCSKTPIPIALDEELIGITDVTEKEKLLQTARPQYIILKPSLVGGFKGSMEWIKIAEILNIKWWVTSALESNIGLNAIAQWTYTLDNPLPQGLGTGGLYTNNFECPLKVKNGTISYEKTGNWENNLIENICI